GGACCGTCGTTCGAGCCCTTGAACACGGAAACGGGGCGCCTATTCTACGCCGCGCGCCGGCGCTAGACTGGATTAACCGCCGCCTTCCAGCAGCCCCGCCAGCGTCCGCGCGTCGCGGGCCATCGCGCCGCCGACGTGGTTGTTGAACATCGCATAGAGCCTGCCCGCGCGCTCGGCCAGCCGCCGCGCCACGCCGGCCCACTGCCGCAGCTCGTCGCCGGAGTACTCGTAGTCGTAGCGCTCGCCTGTCGTGGCGCCCGCGCGCGCCCAGCCGTCGCGGTTGCGCCCGTGAAACCGGATCACCGCCAGATCGGAGGTGACGGCTTCGACGGGTGGCATCAACCACGGCAGGTCCGGCAGGTCCACCATCACGTAGGCGAGGCCGAGGCGCGTGAGCTCCGCGAGCACCTCGGGGTGCCGCGACCAGCTGCGGTGGCGAAACTCGACGGCGATCGACCGGCCGCCCAGCTCCTCCCGCCACCGGGCCATCTCCTCGACCGCCTCGGGCGAGTACCTGGTCCCCGGCGGCAGCTGGAAGAGCACGTAGCCGAGTTTCCCCGCGGCGGCGAGCGGCGTCAGAAACTCCCGGTAGGCGTCCCAGCAGGCGTTCCGGAACTCCTCGGGGACGTCCGCGAGCTTCACCTCGGCCGCGTCGCGCAGCCGCGGCGGGAGCAGGCTCGCGAAGCCCGCCGGCAGCCGCTTCACCGCGGCGCCGTGCCCGGTGAAGAGACCGAAGGCCTTCGCATTCATGACGAATCCCGGCGGCGTCTCCTCCGCCCAGCGCCGGCTGTACGCCGGCGGCAGCAGCGCGAAATACGAGGCGTCGACTTCCACGGTGGGAAACCGGCCCGCGTAATAGCGCAGCCGGTCCGAGGCGCTGCGCACGCCGGGCGGATAGAAATCGCTCTTCACGAACGACTTCTCCGCCCACGAGCACGTCCCAACGTAGATGCGGCCGCCGATCGGCGCGGGGCCGGACGGTGGAATCAGCGAGAGCTGATCCGGGATCATCGCAAAGGCCCGGCGAGCCGGAGAAGCATGCCCGCATCGGCCCCGGTTCCCTGTGGCGGCCGGCCGGCGCGAACGGTCCCGAGCGCCGCCAGCAGCGCCGCGATATCGAGTCCGAGGTAGCGGGGCGCGTAGAGCTCCAGTTTGGCACGCGCCTTGGCGAGGAGGACGGCGGCGCCGTGCGCGTTCCCCTTCTCGGCGTGATAGCAGCCGGCCGCGGCCTGCACCAGCCCGTGGTAAAAAGAGCGCTCCGGCGGGCGGCTCGCGCGCCACACGTCTTCCCAGTACTCGTGGGCTTCAAAGAAAAGACCCGCGTTGAAAAGCGCGGCCCCGCGGTGGAGTTCGTCCGGCATGCCGGGCGGTGTCGGCTCGGCGGCAAGACGCCGCGCTTCGATGAGGCGCGTCACCTGCCGCCCGAAGTAATCGGCGTGCGGGCGGTAGGGAGGCGCGAGCGCGATGGCACCGTCTTCTTCTATGAACAGGCCGGTCTCCAGTAACGTGAGCCGGAGCGCCCCGGGAGCGACGCCCGCGTCCCGCGCCAGCAGCGCCGCCGGGACGGCCACGCCGGAACCGGCGCGCCGGGCGTATACCGCCATCGCGGCGACCGCGGGCGGGAGCGCGGGGCCGTCGAGCGATCGGAGCGCGATCGCGGAGAGCGCGTGCTTGAGCCGGACGTAGCTCAAGCCGTGGTACGGCCGAACGTCCGGATCGTCTCCGCGAGGGCGTCCGGCGACGCTGCCGGAGCGGCGCATTCGGTGGCCGTGCACGCGTAGGCGCGCGGCGCCGCGCCGGCCGCCGCGGCGGCCGAGCCCGCGACGGGGGGCGGGAGCCGGCCCGGCTCCCCGTCCCGCGCGGCGGGATCGTAGGTCTGCACGACGAGACCGTGGCGGTACGTCCGGAGGGCGGCGGCGCGAAGCGCTTCGGTTGCGGACTGTCCGCGCGGCCCGACGATCACGACGTGCAGCGGCGGCGCGAGGTGCGTCTCGAGCGCCAGAGCGAGCGTCGCCGTAAACAGCCCCTGCTCGACATGCCCCGGCGCGCACGCACGCAGCGCCCGCTCGGCCTCGGCGCGATACCTGTCTTCCCCGGTCAGCGCGGCGAGGCGGTCCAGGACGAGCACCGCGGTGCCGTTGCCGGACGGCATGGGCGCGTCTTGAACCGGGACGTACGGCAGACCGAGACCGCCGGGTCGCGACTCGCGGCCGGTCGCGGCCGTGTCGAAAAACGCGCCCGAGGGCGCGCGAA
The bacterium DNA segment above includes these coding regions:
- a CDS encoding DUF72 domain-containing protein, translating into MIPDQLSLIPPSGPAPIGGRIYVGTCSWAEKSFVKSDFYPPGVRSASDRLRYYAGRFPTVEVDASYFALLPPAYSRRWAEETPPGFVMNAKAFGLFTGHGAAVKRLPAGFASLLPPRLRDAAEVKLADVPEEFRNACWDAYREFLTPLAAAGKLGYVLFQLPPGTRYSPEAVEEMARWREELGGRSIAVEFRHRSWSRHPEVLAELTRLGLAYVMVDLPDLPWLMPPVEAVTSDLAVIRFHGRNRDGWARAGATTGERYDYEYSGDELRQWAGVARRLAERAGRLYAMFNNHVGGAMARDARTLAGLLEGGG
- a CDS encoding DUF309 domain-containing protein, whose product is MSYVRLKHALSAIALRSLDGPALPPAVAAMAVYARRAGSGVAVPAALLARDAGVAPGALRLTLLETGLFIEEDGAIALAPPYRPHADYFGRQVTRLIEARRLAAEPTPPGMPDELHRGAALFNAGLFFEAHEYWEDVWRASRPPERSFYHGLVQAAAGCYHAEKGNAHGAAVLLAKARAKLELYAPRYLGLDIAALLAALGTVRAGRPPQGTGADAGMLLRLAGPLR